acatttaaacacATGTTTAACCGGCTGTGATAAAATGAAATGCATTAATTTGAATGTGGATTGATATATAGTACTCGTAACATGTTTCATGTATTAATTTGATTGCTAATGTATATTTTCTTTGTATATGGAGTGTAGGTGAAATGGTATCAAATAATTTACGACGATTTTTCCAAATTCACAAAGGATCAAGAACGTTTGATCTCAACCCAAGGGATTGATTACGTGGAAGGCTTTTTGATCACGGCGAGTACTCCTGCAAGCAGCTTTTTCTCACCGTCTGTGAATTCCTTGATAACTTCTTTAGCATCCAAAAATGGGGTGTTATACAGCTTAGAAgtagtcaaatatatatatgatgatcaaATCATAAACACCGTTGAGGAGGTTGGTCCTAGCTAGCTTATTTATGAAATTAATATTGAAGATGTTTTATTCCTTTAGCTAGTTTAATTCATATATAGAagttctttttttgtttgtagGTACTTCAAGTGATATTAAAGGGATTGAGCTTTAGTTCTGGATTGATATTCAATAAAGACGCACCCATTATCGATTTTCTGGATCGTGTCAGAGGCGAAGAACTACTCCTTACATCATTAGGGTTGTGGGATGTCCCTCACCCATGGCTAAGTCTCTTCGTGCCAAGATCTCGGATTGTGGATTTTAATAAAGGTGTCCTTGTCGATATTATTCAGAAACAAAGCTTGAGTACAGGACCATTTATCGTCTATCCATTCAATCGAAACAAGTAATTATCAGGCCATTTTAACTTTATActaagctagctagctagctagctatataAGTTTCTAACACGtacataaatataatttctCATCGATAATCAATAATTCGATCAGGTGGGATGATGAGATGTCAGTAGTGATACCGGAAGATGAAGATGACATGTTTTACGTGGTAGACTTGTTAAACGCGGCGGGTGGCACCATTGCTCCGGCAACGATTGACAAGCAAAATGCGGAGATATTAGAGTATTGTTCAAAGAACGGGATCAAGATCAAACAATACTTACCACATTATACCAAGAAAGAAGAATGGATGAAACATTTTGGCAAGAAATGGAGTCTCTTTAAGCAGCGGAAAAATCAGTTCGATCCAAAGATGATATTGTCTCCTGGACAAAGAATTTTCACTAATTCCGACTAAagtacttaaattttttttttttttaaatacatataccTAGCTAGATATATGTTATCTCATGTAAAATAGTAATAAATCGCCTAAGTTGGATATATGTACAGTATATATACAAAAGCATGTTACTTTTGATATATTACCTAGCTAGCTTGTTGTTCATCACCGTCACACCACCAGATTGCGCGAGCACATGTCTAGttcatttttatatctttacTCCTATATTACTTATATAAGCATTTGTTCCTTTTGGGTGCTCAGACCTCATCAAGGTTACAATGGGCTTGTATTCATTTTACTTGGGCTTGGCAGCCGGGCTAACTTTataaataagtttaagttgACATGTTCGTTCTCTAGACCACTAATCTTCTTATCTATTTCATTATTTTCCCTAGTaattttcaattcctttttCATTTCTTCACTCCTCATATCTCTCATCCATCTAGCAAGAAACATCATACATTCACACAAAGTCCGGATTCTATAACAAACTATTATTGACGTTGTCGTTATATGCAGTTAACATGTTAGTTATAGTTACTCTAGAATCAATGGTGGACCCAATACTAAATGTTGCCAACTACACAATTTCTGAATACTCATCGATCAAGAGGacaaattataaaagaattgaattgaatggCGTACGTCAAGGTTAGAAAAATACTAAATCTACTCGGTTACGTGAAATTAAAACGACTCGTCTTACTCGAGTAACTTTAAACCACTACTTATATGCATGTTTACCCGGCCAGCTGTACGtacttttagttgtttatctCAAATAATAATGATCAAAATGTACGCAATGTATCAGTTCTAATTCCGAATTCTTTTTGACGTCTTCTAGAAGGTTACGGTATGGACTAATATCTAGCTAGCTCGCTAGATTGCGACGTGACTTTATTAATTTGACCTTCCGGCCAttcaaagtaaaaataataCGTAC
The sequence above is drawn from the Erigeron canadensis isolate Cc75 chromosome 4, C_canadensis_v1, whole genome shotgun sequence genome and encodes:
- the LOC122596726 gene encoding cytokinin dehydrogenase 2-like, which encodes MAHTTDHIYHANFYIIFIIISSSLVIEIPAVSSIRPLLANSSYEEYNNNTLCTNAGCIATASSDYGKMVQELPFGVLQPSSVSEIAHLVKYSYNSSSPFTIGTRGNGHSIRGQAMAKDGVVVDMAALRRANNGIKVLGNSSSGLFYTDVGGEQLWIDVLRATLEHGLAPVSWTDYLYLTVGGTLSNAGISGQSAFHGPQISNVLEMDVITGKGELMTCSKSMNPDLFYGVLGGLGQFGIITRARIVLNKAPTRVKWYQIIYDDFSKFTKDQERLISTQGIDYVEGFLITASTPASSFFSPSVNSLITSLASKNGVLYSLEVVKYIYDDQIINTVEEVLQVILKGLSFSSGLIFNKDAPIIDFLDRVRGEELLLTSLGLWDVPHPWLSLFVPRSRIVDFNKGVLVDIIQKQSLSTGPFIVYPFNRNKWDDEMSVVIPEDEDDMFYVVDLLNAAGGTIAPATIDKQNAEILEYCSKNGIKIKQYLPHYTKKEEWMKHFGKKWSLFKQRKNQFDPKMILSPGQRIFTNSD